The Haloferax sp. Atlit-12N genome window below encodes:
- a CDS encoding DUF5518 domain-containing protein, whose translation MKFNMRAIAYGFIATVVVGFLGGLTVPFTNVTLPTVGYILTGIIGGLVAGYLVTTGMADGALNGLVGTTLGAIIVAIGLVVMNVLFAGVFFGLTVFAAAVVIIALAGIPGALGGALGSMLHDRSAARRTRPAA comes from the coding sequence ATGAAGTTCAACATGCGCGCCATCGCCTACGGGTTCATCGCGACCGTAGTCGTCGGCTTCCTCGGCGGCCTCACGGTCCCCTTCACGAACGTCACGCTGCCAACGGTCGGCTACATCCTCACGGGCATCATCGGCGGTCTCGTCGCCGGCTACCTCGTCACGACCGGGATGGCCGACGGTGCGCTCAACGGCCTCGTCGGCACGACGCTCGGCGCGATTATCGTCGCCATCGGTCTCGTCGTCATGAACGTCCTGTTCGCGGGCGTGTTCTTCGGCCTGACCGTGTTCGCGGCGGCCGTCGTCATCATCGCCCTCGCGGGCATCCCCGGCGCTCTCGGCGGCGCACTCGGCAGCATGCTGCACGACCGCTCGGCCGCCCGCCGCACCAGACCCGCGGCCTGA
- a CDS encoding tRNA (N(6)-L-threonylcarbamoyladenosine(37)-C(2))-methylthiotransferase: protein MARYHIETYGCTSNRGESRAIESALRDAGHYRVDGPEEADVAIMNTCTVVEKTERNMLRRAKELEAETADLIITGCMALAQGNDFREEGIDAQILHWDDVPTAVTNGECPTPGPGVEPVLDGVVGILPIARGCMSNCSYCITKFATGRVDSPSVDENVEKARALVHAGAKELRITGQDTGVYGWDKGDRKLPELLDRICTEIDGEFRVRVGMANPGGVHGIRDELAAVFAEHDKLYNFIHAPVQSGSDEVLEHMRRQHRVDKFREIVETFDRELAYWTLSTDFIVGYPTETDEDHERSMELLREIRPEKVNVTRFSKRPGTDAADLKGLGGTLKKERSKEMSEAKMDIVAAAYDEMVGTEREVLVVEEGTGDSVKCRDEAYRQIIVQNATEHGLEPGDFARVKVTAHQTVYAFAEPVDAQPEPREPTAA, encoded by the coding sequence ATGGCCCGATACCACATCGAGACATACGGCTGTACCTCGAACCGCGGCGAGAGCCGCGCCATCGAGAGCGCGCTCCGCGACGCCGGGCACTACCGCGTCGACGGGCCCGAGGAGGCCGATGTCGCCATCATGAACACCTGTACGGTCGTGGAGAAGACGGAGCGAAACATGCTCCGTCGGGCCAAAGAGCTGGAGGCGGAGACGGCGGACCTCATCATCACGGGCTGTATGGCGCTCGCGCAGGGCAACGACTTCCGCGAGGAGGGCATCGACGCCCAGATTCTCCACTGGGACGACGTGCCCACCGCCGTCACGAACGGCGAGTGTCCGACTCCCGGACCCGGCGTCGAACCCGTCTTGGACGGCGTCGTCGGCATCCTGCCCATCGCCCGCGGCTGTATGTCGAACTGCTCGTACTGCATCACGAAGTTCGCCACCGGCCGGGTCGATTCGCCCTCCGTCGACGAGAACGTCGAGAAGGCGCGGGCGCTCGTCCACGCCGGCGCGAAGGAACTCCGCATCACGGGGCAGGACACCGGCGTCTACGGCTGGGACAAGGGCGACCGGAAGCTCCCCGAACTACTGGACCGCATCTGCACCGAAATCGACGGCGAGTTCCGCGTCCGCGTCGGCATGGCCAACCCGGGCGGCGTCCACGGCATCCGCGACGAGCTCGCCGCGGTGTTCGCCGAACACGACAAGCTCTACAACTTCATCCACGCGCCGGTGCAGTCCGGCTCCGACGAGGTGCTCGAACACATGCGTCGCCAGCACCGCGTCGACAAGTTCCGAGAAATCGTGGAGACGTTCGACCGGGAGCTTGCGTACTGGACGCTCTCGACGGACTTCATCGTCGGCTACCCGACCGAGACCGACGAGGACCACGAGCGGTCGATGGAGCTGCTCCGCGAGATTCGCCCCGAGAAGGTCAACGTCACGCGCTTCTCGAAGCGCCCCGGCACCGACGCCGCCGACCTGAAGGGCCTCGGCGGGACGCTCAAGAAGGAGCGCTCCAAGGAGATGTCCGAGGCGAAGATGGACATCGTCGCCGCCGCCTACGACGAGATGGTCGGCACGGAGCGCGAGGTGCTCGTCGTCGAGGAGGGCACCGGCGACTCCGTGAAGTGCCGCGACGAGGCCTACCGCCAGATAATCGTCCAGAACGCGACCGAACACGGCCTCGAACCCGGTGACTTCGCCCGCGTGAAGGTGACCGCCCACCAGACCGTCTACGCCTTCGCCGAACCGGTCGACGCACAGCCCGAACCGCGAGAGCCGACCGCCGCCTGA
- a CDS encoding GNAT family N-acetyltransferase, which produces MTDDYRLVPEFPDPETYVSLRDAAGMPPRSLAAAERGVPNTIFGVRVVFEGATGDDGSDERVVGMGRLVGDGGTVFQVVDVAVHPDHQGRGLGTRVMDALVDYLDREAPPSAFVNLMADVDGYYERWGFEPTAPASKGMFLRVGEDGVRGREENCDTSANGQSGA; this is translated from the coding sequence GTGACCGACGACTACCGCCTCGTCCCCGAGTTTCCCGACCCCGAAACGTACGTGTCTCTCCGCGACGCCGCCGGGATGCCTCCCCGGTCTCTCGCGGCCGCCGAGCGCGGCGTTCCGAACACGATTTTCGGCGTGCGCGTCGTCTTCGAGGGAGCGACCGGCGACGACGGCTCGGACGAGCGCGTCGTCGGCATGGGTCGGCTCGTCGGCGACGGGGGCACCGTCTTTCAGGTCGTCGACGTGGCGGTCCACCCCGACCATCAGGGCCGCGGCCTCGGCACTCGCGTGATGGACGCGCTCGTGGACTACCTCGACCGCGAGGCCCCGCCGTCGGCGTTCGTGAACCTCATGGCTGACGTGGACGGCTACTACGAGCGCTGGGGATTCGAACCGACCGCGCCGGCCTCGAAAGGGATGTTTCTCCGGGTCGGCGAGGACGGCGTCCGCGGGCGCGAGGAGAACTGTGATACGAGTGCAAACGGGCAGAGCGGCGCTTAA
- a CDS encoding S26 family signal peptidase has product MSDDSPSEARTFARDALETVAVVVAVGAVLFAVSGVWPPMVAIESGSMQPTLERGDLVVVTAEGRYGGPAADDYGIVTANESEGYGRLGGAGDVVVYDAPSRAGSPVIHRAVFWVEDGENWYDRANESYVDRADSCAELLNCPAPHAGYVTRGDNNDYYDQARGIASPVRPDWVRAKGQFHVPYLGALRLEAQKLF; this is encoded by the coding sequence GTGTCCGACGACAGTCCATCGGAGGCCCGAACGTTCGCGAGAGACGCGCTGGAGACGGTCGCCGTCGTCGTCGCGGTCGGTGCGGTACTCTTCGCGGTCAGCGGCGTGTGGCCCCCGATGGTCGCCATCGAGAGCGGGAGCATGCAACCCACGCTCGAACGCGGCGACCTCGTCGTCGTGACCGCGGAGGGTCGCTACGGCGGCCCCGCGGCCGACGACTACGGTATCGTCACCGCGAACGAGAGCGAGGGCTACGGGCGACTCGGCGGGGCTGGCGACGTCGTCGTCTACGACGCGCCGTCGCGCGCCGGTTCGCCCGTCATCCACCGTGCCGTCTTCTGGGTCGAGGACGGCGAGAACTGGTACGACCGGGCCAACGAATCCTACGTGGACCGCGCGGACTCCTGTGCGGAACTCCTGAACTGCCCCGCGCCGCACGCCGGCTACGTCACCCGCGGCGACAACAACGACTACTACGACCAAGCGCGGGGCATCGCCTCGCCCGTCCGCCCCGACTGGGTGCGGGCGAAAGGCCAGTTCCACGTGCCGTATCTCGGAGCGCTGCGGCTCGAAGCGCAGAAACTGTTTTAA
- a CDS encoding cation diffusion facilitator family transporter, whose amino-acid sequence MERKRAIRRVGFVVLAANVLLVLGKGGVWWTTGSLALGSEAVNSLSDVVYSTIILGGLYLTTKPPDWEHPHGHERIEPFISLFVAVGIFAAGGAILWQSTSSILAGTYGGDAGMLGVVVLVVAAAAKYVLYRYCYSVGREQNSPALVAAGVDNRNDILTAGAALVGVVGGQFGYPILDPLAAMVVSIGIVYTGYEIVRDNVNYLVGAAPPEYLRALIVQTALSHPDVYGAHDVVAHYVGPEIDVSLHIEVEGDMTIAEAHDIETWVVQAIRNIDEVDDVFVHIDPRELGEWKEDDETERYTMFSPDGGDGR is encoded by the coding sequence ATGGAGCGGAAACGGGCCATCCGTCGGGTCGGATTCGTCGTCCTCGCGGCGAACGTGCTTCTCGTCCTCGGGAAGGGCGGCGTGTGGTGGACGACCGGGAGTCTGGCCCTCGGGTCCGAGGCGGTCAACAGTCTCTCGGACGTAGTCTACAGCACCATCATCCTCGGTGGCCTCTACCTGACGACGAAGCCGCCGGACTGGGAACACCCCCACGGCCACGAGCGCATCGAGCCGTTCATCTCGCTTTTCGTCGCGGTCGGCATCTTCGCCGCCGGCGGGGCGATTCTCTGGCAGAGCACGTCCAGCATCCTTGCGGGAACCTACGGCGGGGATGCGGGGATGCTCGGCGTCGTCGTCCTCGTCGTCGCGGCGGCGGCCAAGTACGTTCTCTACCGCTACTGCTACTCGGTCGGCCGCGAGCAGAACTCGCCCGCGCTCGTCGCCGCCGGCGTCGACAACCGAAATGACATCCTCACCGCCGGCGCGGCGCTCGTCGGCGTGGTCGGCGGCCAGTTCGGCTACCCCATCTTGGACCCGCTGGCCGCCATGGTCGTCTCCATCGGCATCGTCTACACCGGCTACGAAATCGTCCGCGACAACGTGAACTACCTCGTCGGGGCCGCCCCGCCGGAGTACCTCCGGGCGCTCATCGTCCAGACCGCCCTGTCGCACCCCGACGTCTACGGCGCACACGACGTGGTCGCCCACTACGTCGGCCCCGAAATCGACGTGAGCCTCCACATCGAGGTCGAAGGCGACATGACGATTGCCGAGGCCCACGACATCGAGACGTGGGTCGTGCAGGCGATTCGGAACATCGACGAGGTCGACGACGTGTTCGTCCACATCGACCCGCGGGAACTCGGCGAGTGGAAGGAAGACGACGAGACGGAGCGCTACACCATGTTCTCGCCCGACGGCGGCGACGGTCGCTGA
- a CDS encoding HIT domain-containing protein, with protein sequence MDQLFAPWRIEWVARDDDQDTDADDPDDDRCPFCALPERDDDRESKIVARSPHSFVLLNNYPYAPGHVMVIPSRHTGEFAALTDAELLDHARLKSKTLTALDAAFDPDGCNAGENLGGSAAGGSIDDHLHTHVVPRWSGDTNFMPVISDTKVLVQALDDSYDQLHEAFAGLDGAVVEGDDDAVHFELD encoded by the coding sequence ATGGACCAACTGTTCGCCCCGTGGCGCATCGAGTGGGTCGCCCGCGACGACGACCAGGACACCGACGCCGACGACCCGGACGACGACCGCTGTCCCTTCTGTGCGCTCCCCGAGCGTGACGACGACAGAGAGAGCAAAATCGTCGCCCGCTCCCCGCACTCGTTCGTCCTCCTGAACAACTACCCCTACGCGCCGGGGCACGTCATGGTCATCCCGTCCCGTCACACCGGCGAGTTCGCCGCCCTCACCGACGCGGAACTCCTCGACCACGCCCGGCTCAAGTCGAAGACGCTCACCGCGTTGGACGCCGCCTTCGACCCCGACGGCTGCAACGCAGGCGAGAACCTCGGCGGGTCGGCCGCCGGCGGCTCCATCGACGACCACCTCCACACTCACGTCGTCCCGCGGTGGAGCGGCGACACGAACTTCATGCCGGTCATCTCCGACACGAAAGTGCTCGTGCAGGCCCTCGACGACTCCTACGACCAGTTGCACGAGGCGTTCGCCGGGCTCGACGGCGCGGTCGTCGAGGGCGACGACGACGCGGTTCACTTCGAATTAGACTGA
- the map gene encoding type II methionyl aminopeptidase: MSIGPLDDETVEKYREAGEVLRTVLDESAEMVEPGVTHLEVAEHAEARIRELADGCAFPVNISVNEEASHASPGRDDDTVFGEDMVCLDVGVHVDGYIADSAVTVDLSGNDELVESAEEALDAALDMVEAGAHTGKIGAEIEDVIRGYGYTPVLNLSGHGVEQWDAHTDPTIPNRGAERGVELEVGDVVAIEPFATDGSGKVTEGSKNEIYSLVNDRSVRDRMSRKLLDEVREKYKLLPFAGRWFEGGRSEMAIRRLEQQGILRGYPVLKEEDGAMVGQAEDTIIVTEDGYENLTR, from the coding sequence ATGAGCATCGGACCCCTCGACGACGAGACGGTCGAGAAGTATCGAGAGGCAGGGGAGGTCCTCCGCACGGTGTTGGACGAGTCGGCCGAGATGGTCGAACCCGGCGTCACCCACCTCGAAGTCGCCGAACACGCCGAAGCCCGCATCCGCGAACTCGCCGACGGCTGCGCCTTCCCGGTCAACATCAGCGTCAACGAGGAGGCGTCGCACGCCAGCCCCGGCCGCGACGACGACACCGTGTTCGGCGAGGACATGGTCTGTCTCGACGTCGGCGTCCACGTCGACGGCTACATCGCCGACTCCGCCGTGACAGTCGACCTCTCGGGCAACGACGAACTCGTCGAGTCCGCCGAAGAGGCGCTCGACGCCGCCCTCGACATGGTCGAAGCGGGCGCGCACACCGGGAAAATCGGCGCGGAAATCGAGGACGTGATTCGCGGCTACGGCTACACGCCCGTCCTCAACCTCTCGGGCCACGGCGTCGAACAGTGGGACGCCCACACCGACCCGACCATCCCGAACCGCGGCGCAGAGCGCGGCGTCGAACTCGAAGTCGGCGACGTGGTCGCCATCGAACCGTTCGCCACCGACGGCTCCGGCAAGGTCACCGAGGGCTCGAAAAACGAGATTTACAGCCTCGTCAACGACCGGTCGGTCCGCGACCGGATGTCACGTAAACTGCTCGACGAGGTGCGCGAGAAGTACAAACTGCTCCCCTTCGCGGGTCGCTGGTTCGAGGGCGGCCGCTCCGAGATGGCGATTCGCCGGCTCGAACAGCAGGGCATCCTCCGCGGCTACCCCGTCCTGAAAGAAGAAGACGGCGCGATGGTCGGACAGGCCGAAGACACCATCATCGTCACCGAAGACGGCTACGAGAACCTCACGCGATAG
- a CDS encoding metallophosphoesterase family protein, whose protein sequence is MSVPSFHPDVAEQHLRVDIDDWDDVYVVGDVHGCLPALERLVDRLDPSEDDLVVFVGDLVRKGPDSKGVVDYVRERDNFLTVRGNNEEKLIRGTKEIDALTDDDLEWISNLPVAITWEDAIVVHGGIHPEKPLDEHDVDELENTRAMNPGDSYDGPFWFEYYEGPERVFFGHTVMAHPAVFEHAMGLDTGAVYGGALTAYDLHADELVAVESEVTHESRKDSKILEPRQPALV, encoded by the coding sequence ATGAGTGTCCCATCCTTCCATCCCGACGTCGCCGAGCAACACCTTCGAGTCGACATCGACGACTGGGACGACGTGTACGTCGTCGGCGACGTACACGGGTGTCTGCCGGCGCTCGAACGCCTCGTCGACCGGCTCGACCCGTCCGAGGACGACCTCGTCGTCTTCGTCGGCGACCTCGTTCGGAAGGGCCCCGACAGCAAGGGCGTCGTGGACTACGTCCGCGAGCGCGACAACTTCCTGACCGTCCGCGGCAACAACGAGGAGAAGCTCATCCGCGGCACGAAGGAGATAGACGCGCTGACCGACGACGACCTCGAGTGGATTTCGAACCTCCCGGTCGCCATCACGTGGGAGGACGCCATCGTCGTCCACGGCGGCATCCACCCCGAAAAGCCGCTCGACGAACACGACGTGGACGAACTCGAAAACACCCGGGCGATGAACCCCGGCGACAGCTACGACGGCCCGTTCTGGTTCGAGTACTACGAGGGCCCCGAGCGCGTCTTCTTCGGCCACACCGTCATGGCCCACCCCGCCGTCTTCGAGCACGCGATGGGCCTCGACACGGGCGCGGTCTACGGCGGCGCGCTCACAGCCTACGACCTCCACGCCGACGAACTCGTCGCGGTCGAGTCCGAGGTCACCCACGAGTCGCGGAAGGACTCGAAGATTCTCGAACCCCGCCAGCCCGCGCTGGTCTGA
- the ppk1 gene encoding polyphosphate kinase 1 produces the protein MSDDEARGGDSQARHASQTTAPVRARERGDDESPPADADLTDPSLYLNRELSELAFHERVLHEAIDDRNPLFQRVKFLSILTSNLDEFFMKRVGGLKQQMAAGVSELSPDGRTPNQQWSLVLDRARDLLDRQSDCFHDLVRPALADAGIEIVGYDDLTAEEQTALRDYFEASVLPTLTPLTFDPAHPFPFISNLSLSLAVRTTEGDDEPTKFSRVKVPGNRPRLVNVAERVGDAGGKEESADSSVSAAAPVRFVPLVAVIERNIDLLFPNVEVIDTSAFRVTRNAEVRRNEEVAEGLIATIEDVLRQRRFATVVRLEVQSGTPEAVRDLLAEQLDVDASEVFERDLPLDYGALASLFDLDRPELEVDPWTPQPHPRFAGRSADDPDSVFAEIARKDVLVHHPYHSFTGTVGTFLAAAAADPGVLAIKATIYRTAPDSEVIETLIEAAKNGKQVAVMVELKARFDEENNLRWVRRLEEEGIHVAYGTIGLKTHTKTALVVREEDDEVRLYSHIATGNYHSQTAKLYTDLGLFTADPDIGHDLVRLFNFFTGHSRQETYRKLLVAPTNLREEMTRLVRREADHARAGRDARIVAKMNALEDPAMVRELYEASMAGVDIDLVVRGICRLRPGIEGLSENVSVSSVVGRFLEHSRIFYFENAGDPDYYVGSADWMTRNLDRRVEAVAPVEDPEHRAELDAVLDALLSDNRRRWVMDAEGRYQQLRPADDAQEVEVHTLLMNRALAETHRSKNGDHES, from the coding sequence ATGTCCGACGACGAGGCTCGCGGCGGCGACTCGCAGGCCCGACACGCCAGTCAGACGACCGCGCCGGTCCGCGCCCGTGAGCGCGGCGACGACGAGTCGCCCCCGGCCGACGCCGACCTCACCGACCCCTCGCTGTATCTCAACCGCGAACTGAGCGAACTCGCCTTCCACGAGCGTGTCCTCCACGAGGCGATAGACGACCGCAACCCGCTTTTCCAGCGCGTCAAGTTCCTCTCGATTCTCACCTCGAACCTCGACGAGTTCTTCATGAAGCGCGTCGGCGGCCTGAAACAGCAGATGGCCGCGGGCGTGAGCGAACTCTCGCCCGACGGTCGGACCCCGAACCAGCAGTGGTCGCTCGTCCTCGACCGCGCCCGCGACCTGCTCGACCGGCAGTCCGACTGCTTCCACGACCTCGTCCGACCCGCGCTCGCCGACGCCGGCATCGAAATCGTCGGTTACGACGACCTCACGGCCGAGGAGCAGACGGCTCTGCGCGACTACTTCGAGGCGTCGGTCCTGCCGACGCTCACGCCCCTGACGTTCGACCCGGCGCACCCGTTCCCGTTCATCTCGAACCTCTCGCTGTCGCTCGCGGTCCGCACGACCGAGGGCGACGACGAGCCGACGAAATTCTCGCGGGTCAAGGTCCCCGGCAACCGCCCGCGACTCGTCAACGTGGCCGAGCGCGTCGGCGACGCGGGCGGGAAAGAGGAGTCCGCCGACTCGTCCGTGTCCGCCGCCGCCCCCGTCAGGTTCGTTCCGCTCGTGGCCGTCATCGAGCGCAACATCGACCTGTTGTTCCCGAACGTCGAGGTCATCGACACCTCCGCGTTCAGGGTGACGCGGAACGCCGAGGTCCGCCGCAACGAGGAGGTCGCCGAGGGCCTCATCGCCACGATAGAGGACGTGCTCCGCCAGCGCCGGTTCGCCACGGTCGTTCGGCTGGAGGTCCAGTCGGGCACGCCCGAGGCGGTCCGCGACCTGCTCGCGGAACAACTCGATGTGGACGCCTCCGAGGTCTTCGAGCGCGACCTACCGCTGGACTACGGCGCACTCGCGTCGCTTTTCGACCTCGACCGCCCGGAACTCGAAGTCGACCCGTGGACCCCGCAGCCCCACCCGCGGTTCGCCGGCCGCTCCGCCGACGACCCCGACTCGGTGTTCGCCGAAATCGCCCGGAAAGACGTGCTCGTCCACCACCCGTACCACTCGTTTACGGGCACGGTCGGGACGTTCCTCGCGGCCGCCGCAGCCGACCCCGGCGTGCTGGCCATCAAAGCCACCATCTACCGGACCGCGCCGGACTCCGAGGTCATCGAGACGCTCATCGAGGCCGCCAAGAACGGCAAGCAGGTCGCGGTGATGGTCGAACTCAAAGCGCGGTTCGACGAGGAGAACAACCTCCGGTGGGTCCGTCGCCTCGAAGAGGAAGGTATCCACGTCGCCTACGGCACCATCGGCCTCAAGACGCACACGAAGACGGCGCTCGTCGTCCGCGAGGAAGACGACGAGGTGCGGCTGTACTCCCACATCGCCACCGGCAACTATCACTCCCAGACGGCGAAGCTCTACACCGACCTCGGGCTGTTCACGGCCGACCCCGACATCGGCCACGACCTCGTTCGCCTGTTCAACTTCTTCACCGGCCACTCGCGTCAGGAGACGTACCGGAAGCTACTGGTCGCGCCGACGAACCTCCGCGAGGAGATGACCCGACTCGTCCGCCGGGAGGCCGACCACGCCCGCGCCGGCCGCGACGCCCGCATCGTCGCCAAGATGAACGCCCTCGAAGACCCCGCGATGGTCCGCGAACTCTACGAGGCGTCGATGGCCGGCGTCGACATCGACCTCGTAGTTCGGGGCATCTGCCGACTCAGACCCGGCATCGAGGGTCTCTCCGAGAACGTCTCGGTGTCGAGCGTCGTCGGTCGGTTCCTCGAACACTCGCGTATCTTCTACTTCGAAAACGCGGGCGACCCGGACTACTACGTCGGTTCCGCCGACTGGATGACCCGCAACCTCGACCGCCGGGTCGAGGCCGTCGCGCCCGTCGAAGACCCCGAACATCGCGCCGAACTCGACGCCGTGCTCGACGCGCTCCTGTCGGACAACCGCCGACGCTGGGTGATGGATGCCGAGGGTCGGTACCAGCAACTCCGCCCGGCAGACGACGCACAGGAAGTCGAGGTGCATACTCTCCTGATGAACCGGGCGCTGGCGGAGACCCACCGTTCGAAGAACGGTGACCACGAGTCGTAG
- a CDS encoding lipoyl domain-containing protein, translating to MSDALDVNSADSWPDDADDVAEGYLANWFVSEGSAVDEGETLCEIQVEKVSIDVAAPTAGTVTEILVAEGGDFDRGDVLARVQPSA from the coding sequence ATGAGCGACGCCCTCGACGTGAACTCGGCGGACTCGTGGCCCGACGACGCCGACGACGTGGCCGAGGGCTACCTCGCCAACTGGTTCGTCAGCGAGGGGTCGGCGGTCGACGAGGGCGAGACGCTCTGCGAGATACAGGTCGAGAAGGTGAGCATCGACGTGGCCGCGCCAACCGCGGGGACGGTCACGGAGATACTCGTCGCCGAGGGCGGCGACTTCGACCGCGGCGACGTGCTCGCGCGGGTGCAACCGAGCGCCTGA
- a CDS encoding alpha-ketoacid dehydrogenase subunit beta translates to MATESRDYTEATETDRELTMSRAMVEAIAWEMRENEEVFYMGEDVADYGGIFSSTTGLLDEFGRDRVMDVPISETAYLGAAVGAAQAGMRPIAELMFVDFFGVAMDQIYNNMAKNTYMSGGSFSVPMVLTTAVGGTYNDAGQHSQTLYGTFAHLPGMKVVVPSTAYDAKGLMHSAIRDDDPVVYMFHKRLMGLGWMPSPSGPKTGVPKEDYTIPFGKADVKRPGDDVTVVTLGLHVHRAMEAAEQLDDDGIDAEVIDLRTLVPLDTETVLDSVRKTGKLLVVDEDYQSFGVTGEIIARAAEGALDDLSAVKRLAIPDVPIPYARSLEDEVNPGTDDIAAAVRELHE, encoded by the coding sequence ATGGCGACCGAATCACGAGACTACACGGAAGCGACCGAGACGGACCGCGAACTGACCATGAGCAGGGCGATGGTCGAGGCCATCGCGTGGGAGATGCGCGAGAACGAGGAGGTGTTCTACATGGGCGAGGACGTGGCCGACTACGGCGGCATCTTCTCCAGTACGACCGGCCTCTTGGACGAGTTCGGCCGCGACCGCGTGATGGACGTACCCATCAGCGAGACGGCCTACCTCGGCGCGGCCGTCGGGGCCGCACAGGCCGGCATGCGCCCGATTGCCGAACTGATGTTCGTCGACTTCTTCGGCGTCGCCATGGACCAGATCTACAACAACATGGCGAAGAACACCTACATGAGCGGCGGGTCCTTTTCGGTCCCGATGGTGCTGACCACGGCCGTTGGCGGAACTTACAACGACGCCGGCCAGCACTCCCAGACGCTCTACGGGACCTTCGCCCACCTGCCGGGGATGAAAGTCGTCGTCCCCTCGACGGCCTACGACGCCAAGGGGCTGATGCACAGCGCCATCCGCGACGACGACCCGGTCGTCTACATGTTCCACAAGCGCCTGATGGGTCTCGGCTGGATGCCCTCGCCCTCGGGTCCGAAGACCGGCGTCCCCAAAGAGGACTACACGATTCCGTTCGGCAAGGCCGACGTGAAGCGACCCGGCGACGACGTGACCGTCGTCACCCTCGGCCTGCACGTCCACCGGGCGATGGAGGCCGCAGAACAGCTCGACGACGACGGCATCGACGCCGAGGTCATCGACCTCCGGACGCTCGTGCCCCTCGACACCGAGACGGTGCTCGACTCGGTCCGCAAGACCGGGAAACTCCTCGTCGTGGACGAGGACTACCAGTCGTTCGGCGTGACGGGCGAAATCATCGCGCGGGCCGCCGAGGGTGCGCTGGACGACCTCTCGGCCGTCAAGCGCCTCGCCATCCCCGACGTGCCGATTCCGTACGCCCGCTCGCTGGAAGACGAGGTCAACCCCGGCACCGACGACATCGCGGCGGCCGTCCGCGAACTCCACGAATGA
- a CDS encoding thiamine pyrophosphate-dependent dehydrogenase E1 component subunit alpha, whose translation MYEQMVTARHYEERLVDEYLVGKQPAFDISAGPIPGELHLAAGHEASGAGVCMHLRDDDTVTAPHRPHHIAIAKGVDLKRMTAEIFGRKTGLCRGKGGHMHLFDPDVNFACSGIIAQGCPPAVGAAMAAKKRNTDSVAVAFLGEGAIDQGGFLESLNLAAVHDLPVVFVVEDNDWAISMPKDRVTDVQNGAQRAAGFDLPGVRIDSDDATAVYEAAGEAVMRARDGNGPTLIEVQVHRRMGHFMGDAEAYRPEADIDRAKERDSIERLAEDLRSHGVTDDELDEIRERAHERVEEAISWAKEQPEPGPEEAYENVFTNPPAQAATDGGSAADASGDADEMGGDN comes from the coding sequence ATGTACGAGCAGATGGTGACTGCTCGGCACTACGAGGAGCGACTGGTGGACGAGTACCTCGTCGGCAAGCAGCCGGCGTTCGACATCTCGGCGGGGCCGATTCCCGGCGAACTTCACCTCGCGGCCGGCCACGAGGCGTCCGGAGCGGGCGTCTGCATGCACCTCCGCGACGACGACACGGTGACCGCGCCGCACCGACCGCACCACATCGCCATCGCGAAGGGCGTCGACCTCAAGCGCATGACGGCCGAGATTTTCGGTCGGAAGACGGGGCTGTGCCGCGGGAAGGGCGGCCACATGCACCTGTTCGACCCCGACGTGAACTTCGCGTGTTCGGGTATCATCGCCCAGGGCTGTCCGCCGGCGGTCGGCGCGGCGATGGCTGCGAAAAAGCGGAACACCGACTCGGTCGCCGTCGCCTTCCTCGGCGAGGGCGCTATCGACCAAGGCGGCTTCCTCGAATCGCTGAACCTCGCGGCGGTCCACGACCTCCCGGTCGTCTTCGTCGTCGAGGACAACGACTGGGCCATCAGCATGCCGAAAGACCGCGTGACCGACGTGCAGAACGGCGCACAGCGCGCCGCCGGCTTCGACCTGCCGGGGGTCCGCATCGACTCCGACGACGCAACGGCGGTCTACGAAGCCGCGGGCGAGGCCGTGATGCGCGCCCGCGACGGCAACGGGCCGACGCTCATCGAGGTACAGGTCCACCGCCGGATGGGTCACTTCATGGGCGACGCCGAGGCGTATCGCCCGGAAGCCGACATCGACCGCGCGAAAGAGCGCGACTCCATCGAGCGACTCGCCGAGGACCTCCGCTCGCACGGCGTGACCGACGACGAACTCGACGAGATTCGAGAGCGCGCCCACGAGCGGGTCGAAGAGGCGATTTCGTGGGCGAAAGAACAGCCCGAACCGGGCCCGGAGGAGGCGTACGAGAACGTGTTTACGAACCCGCCGGCGCAGGCGGCGACGGACGGCGGGAGCGCGGCGGACGCGTCGGGTGACGCCGACGAGATGGGAGGTGACAACTGA